Proteins co-encoded in one Trueperella abortisuis genomic window:
- a CDS encoding response regulator: MIIDDHEVVRRGIAEVVDRADGLAVVAEAGSVAEAVRRATLMAPQVALVDLRLPDGTGIDIIREFREVVPETKAIVLTSFDDDDALAEALDAGAKAYLLKSVRGAEITEVIKAVAAGRVLLDERTVTRRRADHADPTAHLTPSERKVLDLIGDGLSNREIGDKLGVAEKTVKNHITSLLSKMGMQRRTQVAAWVAGQRAAGWRNQNG, encoded by the coding sequence ATGATTATTGACGACCACGAGGTTGTTCGCCGCGGCATCGCCGAGGTTGTTGACCGCGCCGACGGGCTGGCCGTCGTGGCCGAGGCCGGGTCGGTGGCGGAGGCCGTGCGCCGGGCCACGCTCATGGCGCCCCAAGTGGCGCTCGTGGATCTGCGCCTGCCAGACGGCACCGGCATCGACATCATTCGCGAGTTCCGCGAGGTTGTGCCCGAGACGAAGGCGATCGTGTTGACCTCATTCGACGACGACGACGCCCTCGCCGAGGCCCTTGACGCCGGCGCGAAGGCATACCTGCTCAAGTCGGTGCGTGGGGCGGAGATCACCGAGGTTATCAAGGCGGTGGCGGCTGGCCGCGTGCTGTTGGACGAGCGGACGGTTACCCGGCGTCGTGCCGATCATGCCGACCCGACCGCCCATCTGACCCCCTCCGAGCGCAAGGTGCTCGACCTGATCGGGGATGGCCTGTCGAACCGGGAGATTGGAGACAAGCTCGGTGTGGCTGAGAAGACCGTGAAGAACCACATCACCTCGCTGCTGTCGAAGATGGGGATGCAACGCCGCACCCAGGTCGCGGCGTGGGTTGCGGGCCAGCGTGCGGCGGGCTGGCGCAACCAAAACGGCTAG
- the mutM gene encoding bifunctional DNA-formamidopyrimidine glycosylase/DNA-(apurinic or apyrimidinic site) lyase codes for MPELPEVETIRRGLEPIAVGATVVGVEVLSARAVRRAPAGLDPLVGRRIEAVARRGKYLWFDAGGLALVAHLGMSGQFRVGGADNPHRRASFFFDDGVRLDFVDQRTFGHLMPDTFVPTDDGEPGGQGSVLPRVPRSVAHIARDLLDPAFDLDGVVRRVHAKDSEIKRILLDQSVGSGVGNIYADEALFAARVHPRRLASRMSLGKIRAVYLAAADVMARAVEVGGTSFDSLYVNVDGASGYFDRVLNVYGRAGESCRVCGTALKREPFMGRSSHFCPVCQCARHVRPLARRRSSGN; via the coding sequence ATGCCCGAGCTGCCCGAAGTAGAGACGATCCGCCGTGGCCTCGAGCCGATCGCCGTGGGCGCCACGGTGGTGGGTGTGGAGGTGCTCAGTGCGCGGGCGGTGCGCCGCGCGCCGGCGGGTCTCGATCCGCTCGTCGGTCGCCGTATCGAGGCGGTGGCCAGGCGGGGGAAGTACCTGTGGTTCGACGCCGGTGGCCTGGCACTCGTCGCCCATTTGGGCATGTCCGGCCAGTTTCGGGTGGGCGGGGCGGACAACCCGCACCGGCGCGCTTCTTTTTTCTTCGACGACGGCGTCCGGCTCGACTTCGTCGACCAACGCACCTTCGGCCACCTCATGCCCGATACGTTTGTCCCCACCGACGACGGCGAGCCAGGCGGCCAGGGGAGCGTGCTGCCGCGTGTCCCGCGTTCGGTTGCCCATATTGCTCGTGACCTGCTCGACCCGGCCTTTGACCTTGATGGCGTCGTTCGCCGCGTCCATGCCAAAGACTCCGAGATTAAGCGGATCCTCCTTGACCAGTCGGTGGGGTCGGGGGTGGGCAACATCTACGCCGACGAGGCGCTCTTTGCCGCCCGCGTCCATCCGCGTCGGCTGGCCAGCCGCATGTCGTTGGGTAAGATCCGCGCGGTCTACCTCGCGGCGGCCGACGTCATGGCCCGGGCGGTCGAGGTCGGCGGGACCTCCTTCGACTCCCTCTACGTCAACGTGGATGGTGCCTCGGGCTACTTCGACCGGGTGCTCAACGTTTACGGGCGGGCCGGCGAGTCGTGCCGGGTGTGCGGGACCGCGCTCAAGCGTGAGCCGTTCATGGGCCGCTCCTCGCACTTTTGCCCAGTGTGCCAGTGTGCGCGGCACGTACGCCCCCTGGCGCGGAGGCGTAGTAGCGGAAATTAG